From a region of the Rhodococcus sp. 4CII genome:
- a CDS encoding NAD(P)/FAD-dependent oxidoreductase has product MTQTVQPPTLQTSSTPQERVDLWLANFEGALASRDIDRAAGMFAVDGFWRDLVAFTWNLKTVEGRDAVAAMLHARLEDTDPANFRTSETPDEADGVTSAWIEFETATGRGKGHLRLKGDEAWTFLTTMQELKGHEERRGRNRVKGAVHGSGGDTLSWAEKREIEEKELGYTQQPYVLVIGGGQGGIALGARLRQLGVPAIVVDKNERPGDQWRNRYKSLCLHDPVWYDHLPYMPFPDNWPVFAPKDKIGDWLEMYTKVMEIPYWSSTTCTSATFDDDTKEWTVVLDRDGEDVVLHPKQLVLATGMSGKPNVPTFPGQDVFKGEQHHSSRHPGPDAYAGKRVVVVGANNSAHDICKALFETGADVTMLQRSSTHIVKSDSLMDLGLGDLYSERALAAGMTTEKADLTFASLPYKIMHEFQIPVYQKIAERDRDFYDRLEKAGFKLDFGDDGSGLFMKYLRRGSGYYIDVGASELVADGSIHLVSGQVDRLTEDAVVLTDGTELPADLVVYATGYGSMNGWAADLMGQDVADKVGKCWGLGSDTTKDPGPWEGEQRNMWKPTQQEALWFHGGNLHQSRHYSLYLALQLKARHEEIPTPVYGLQEVHHLS; this is encoded by the coding sequence ATGACACAGACCGTCCAGCCGCCCACGCTGCAGACGTCCTCGACGCCTCAGGAGCGGGTCGACCTGTGGTTGGCGAATTTCGAAGGCGCACTCGCCTCGCGTGACATCGACCGCGCAGCGGGGATGTTCGCGGTCGACGGTTTCTGGCGGGATCTGGTGGCGTTCACCTGGAACCTCAAGACAGTCGAGGGCCGGGACGCGGTCGCCGCAATGCTGCACGCACGGCTGGAGGACACCGATCCCGCGAACTTCCGCACCAGCGAGACCCCCGACGAGGCCGACGGCGTCACGTCCGCGTGGATCGAATTCGAGACGGCGACGGGCCGCGGCAAGGGGCATCTGCGCCTGAAGGGCGACGAGGCCTGGACTTTCCTCACCACCATGCAGGAGTTGAAGGGCCACGAGGAACGCCGGGGACGGAACCGGGTCAAGGGCGCCGTCCACGGCTCCGGCGGCGACACCCTCAGCTGGGCGGAGAAGCGCGAGATCGAGGAGAAAGAACTCGGTTACACCCAACAGCCGTACGTGCTCGTGATCGGTGGAGGTCAGGGCGGTATCGCCCTCGGGGCGCGGCTGCGTCAACTCGGGGTCCCCGCCATCGTCGTCGACAAGAACGAGCGGCCCGGCGACCAGTGGCGCAATCGGTACAAGTCGCTGTGCCTGCACGACCCGGTCTGGTACGACCACCTGCCCTACATGCCGTTCCCCGACAACTGGCCGGTGTTCGCGCCGAAGGACAAGATCGGCGACTGGCTCGAGATGTACACCAAGGTGATGGAAATTCCGTACTGGTCGTCCACCACCTGCACGTCCGCGACGTTCGACGACGACACGAAGGAGTGGACCGTCGTCCTCGATCGAGACGGCGAGGACGTGGTGTTGCACCCGAAGCAGTTGGTGCTCGCGACGGGCATGTCGGGCAAACCGAATGTTCCCACGTTCCCGGGCCAGGACGTCTTCAAGGGCGAGCAGCACCATTCGAGCCGGCACCCCGGTCCGGACGCGTATGCGGGCAAGCGCGTCGTCGTCGTCGGGGCCAACAACTCCGCGCACGACATCTGCAAGGCGCTGTTCGAGACCGGTGCCGACGTGACGATGCTGCAGCGGTCGTCCACGCACATCGTGAAGTCGGATTCCCTGATGGATCTCGGCCTCGGCGACCTCTACTCGGAGCGCGCCCTCGCGGCGGGCATGACGACGGAGAAGGCGGATCTCACGTTCGCGTCGCTGCCGTACAAGATCATGCACGAATTTCAGATCCCGGTTTATCAAAAGATCGCCGAACGAGACCGGGACTTCTACGATCGGCTCGAAAAGGCCGGGTTCAAGCTCGATTTCGGTGACGACGGGTCTGGTCTGTTCATGAAGTACCTGCGCCGCGGTTCGGGCTACTACATCGACGTCGGCGCGTCCGAGCTCGTCGCCGACGGCAGCATCCACCTCGTGTCCGGACAGGTCGATCGGCTGACCGAGGACGCGGTGGTACTCACCGACGGCACGGAACTGCCCGCCGACCTGGTCGTCTACGCGACGGGCTACGGCTCGATGAACGGCTGGGCGGCCGATCTCATGGGTCAGGACGTGGCCGACAAGGTCGGCAAGTGCTGGGGCCTCGGCTCCGACACCACCAAGGATCCCGGCCCCTGGGAGGGCGAGCAACGGAACATGTGGAAGCCCACCCAGCAGGAAGCCCTGTGGTTCCACGGCGGCAATCTGCACCAGTCGCGGCACTACTCGCTGTACCTCGCCCTGCAGCTCAAGGCCCGGCACGAGGAGATCCCGACGCCGGTCTACGGGTTGCAGGAGGTGCATCACCTCAGCTGA
- a CDS encoding wax ester/triacylglycerol synthase family O-acyltransferase, producing MKLYPRDAAWVYLEQANTPLLSIAMYVFDTSTDPRGAMTSAEVRAFVAERVQAVDVFTRRLRRVPLDLDHPSWVPDHDFDIDNHLEVIDARGGGWGEFRRIASEFVGSGLDLQRPPWEMRVVTGLTDIDGAAEVSAVLLKFHHAVGDGAVTLDMTRRLFSGRVERQPGTGPQKPVGPRSVMQALPTVSRQLRTFVRGIRHVSTAGKEVKAAVDSGAVRVPPRMRPATRFNGSVSPERTFDAASFLLDDARAIRSAAGDVTVNDLALTLVAGALRDYLREIGEEPEQSLGAKVPMSIRSLGHLESANQLTVLQVDLHTDIADPVERLRAIHASAAAERDRKQRAEVLRSESLVDVTPGFIVRPISWIASRLPSPSSSVPYFNVGTTNVARGGEDLWLRDAQAVSTYGAAALSERQGLTHAVHSLGNSLTISVLADPNMMDDPEHYVALIRAQFDSLAAAVGASTSAG from the coding sequence GTGAAGCTGTACCCCCGCGACGCCGCATGGGTGTATCTGGAGCAGGCGAACACCCCGCTGCTCAGCATCGCGATGTACGTCTTCGACACGTCGACGGATCCACGAGGTGCGATGACGTCGGCCGAGGTCAGGGCGTTCGTGGCGGAACGAGTGCAGGCGGTCGACGTGTTCACACGCCGGCTGCGACGGGTTCCTCTCGACCTCGACCACCCGAGCTGGGTCCCGGACCACGACTTCGACATCGACAACCATCTCGAGGTCATCGATGCGCGCGGCGGAGGGTGGGGCGAGTTCCGTCGCATCGCCTCGGAGTTCGTCGGCAGCGGGCTGGATCTGCAGCGTCCGCCCTGGGAGATGAGGGTCGTCACCGGGTTGACTGACATCGACGGTGCCGCGGAGGTGTCCGCAGTGCTGCTGAAGTTCCACCACGCGGTAGGCGACGGCGCGGTCACCCTGGACATGACCCGCCGACTCTTCTCCGGTCGGGTGGAGCGACAGCCGGGGACGGGGCCGCAGAAGCCTGTCGGCCCGCGATCGGTCATGCAGGCGCTTCCGACCGTTTCCCGGCAGCTGCGGACGTTCGTGCGAGGCATCCGGCACGTCTCGACCGCGGGCAAGGAAGTGAAGGCCGCGGTCGACAGTGGGGCCGTGCGGGTGCCGCCGCGGATGCGGCCGGCCACCCGGTTCAACGGGAGCGTGAGCCCGGAGCGGACGTTCGATGCCGCGTCGTTCCTGCTGGACGACGCCCGGGCGATCCGGTCCGCCGCCGGAGATGTGACCGTCAACGACTTGGCCTTGACGCTGGTGGCCGGCGCCCTTCGCGACTACCTGCGGGAGATCGGCGAAGAACCCGAACAGTCGCTGGGAGCGAAAGTTCCCATGTCGATCCGGTCGCTCGGACACCTGGAGTCGGCGAACCAGCTCACGGTCCTGCAGGTCGACCTCCACACCGACATCGCCGACCCCGTGGAGCGTCTTCGGGCGATCCACGCCTCCGCAGCCGCGGAGCGGGACCGCAAACAGCGCGCCGAGGTGCTGCGTTCCGAGTCGCTGGTCGACGTGACTCCGGGTTTCATCGTGCGGCCGATCAGCTGGATCGCATCCCGGCTACCGTCCCCGTCCTCGTCCGTTCCGTACTTCAACGTGGGGACGACCAACGTCGCACGCGGTGGCGAAGACCTGTGGTTGCGGGACGCGCAGGCGGTGTCGACGTACGGTGCCGCGGCACTGTCGGAGCGGCAGGGTCTGACGCACGCGGTCCATTCGCTCGGCAACTCCCTGACCATCTCGGTGCTCGCGGATCCGAACATGATGGACGACCCCGAGCACTACGTGGCGCTCATCCGGGCGCAGTTCGATTCCCTGGCGGCCGCAGTCGGCGCGTCGACGTCGGCCGGGTGA
- a CDS encoding glycosyltransferase family 2 protein has translation MTQPSAPGEQSAPRPTAHPTAPMLTVVIPAYNEEATIGRALDALVAQADQIDEIIVVDNNCTDDTVAVAQAHEAAGKIRIITEELPGLIPARNAGIAAAKTPIVARIDADTIVQPGWAQAIREFFATADAGFGAALGPFEQYDMPLQGVQRFMVRVASDTKKDAGIQEARGVYGANMAVRKTAWETILPALHEGRGIWEDSDISLSLHGAGIKIAMLPGMKVQVSGRRMLSSRKSYFEYTASLPRTLRAHGLTKQARVSWIGVWLVRTMYFIFWIPTRSFDPVTRKYSVRRIFSDHEDRIIP, from the coding sequence ATGACGCAGCCCTCCGCCCCCGGGGAGCAGTCGGCCCCCCGGCCGACCGCACACCCCACCGCGCCAATGCTGACCGTGGTCATACCGGCCTACAACGAAGAGGCCACCATCGGCCGAGCGCTCGACGCGCTCGTCGCGCAGGCCGACCAGATCGACGAGATCATCGTGGTCGACAACAACTGCACCGACGACACCGTGGCCGTGGCCCAGGCCCACGAAGCCGCAGGCAAGATCCGCATCATCACCGAGGAACTGCCCGGTCTGATCCCCGCCCGCAACGCGGGCATCGCGGCGGCGAAGACACCGATCGTCGCGCGCATCGACGCCGATACCATCGTGCAGCCCGGCTGGGCGCAGGCGATCCGCGAATTCTTCGCCACCGCCGACGCGGGATTCGGGGCCGCACTCGGTCCGTTCGAGCAATATGACATGCCCCTGCAGGGCGTCCAGCGATTCATGGTTCGCGTGGCATCCGACACGAAGAAGGACGCCGGCATCCAAGAAGCTCGCGGCGTGTACGGCGCGAACATGGCGGTGCGCAAGACCGCATGGGAAACCATCCTGCCCGCACTACACGAGGGCCGCGGTATCTGGGAAGACTCCGACATCTCGCTTTCGCTCCATGGTGCGGGGATCAAGATCGCGATGCTGCCCGGCATGAAGGTGCAGGTGTCCGGCCGGCGGATGCTGTCGTCTCGCAAGTCGTACTTCGAGTACACCGCATCGCTTCCCCGTACGCTGCGCGCCCACGGGCTGACGAAGCAGGCGCGCGTCTCGTGGATCGGCGTGTGGCTGGTTCGGACGATGTATTTCATCTTCTGGATCCCCACCCGCAGTTTCGACCCTGTTACCCGCAAATACAGTGTGCGACGCATCTTCTCGGATCACGAAGACCGGATCATTCCCTGA
- a CDS encoding SRPBCC family protein codes for MAEVRRTFTVAAPLEKVVAYLRDFANTTAWDPGTERCEQTTPGPVAVGTEWHNVSSFFGRTTELTYRMTRDDPDHVVFEGRNKRAATSDDLAFQKVDDNSTSITYRARLRFTGLARFADPVARLAFEVLAAKTVKQLTGVLEAR; via the coding sequence GTGGCCGAAGTCCGTCGAACGTTCACCGTCGCCGCACCGCTCGAGAAGGTCGTCGCGTACCTACGGGACTTCGCGAACACCACCGCCTGGGATCCCGGGACCGAACGGTGCGAGCAGACCACCCCCGGTCCGGTGGCGGTGGGCACGGAATGGCACAACGTGTCCTCGTTCTTCGGGCGGACCACCGAACTCACCTATCGCATGACCCGCGACGACCCCGATCACGTCGTGTTCGAGGGGCGCAACAAGAGGGCCGCCACGTCGGACGACTTGGCCTTCCAAAAAGTAGACGACAACTCGACGTCGATCACCTACCGCGCCCGGCTCCGGTTCACCGGCCTGGCGCGATTCGCCGACCCCGTCGCGCGCCTGGCATTCGAGGTACTGGCGGCCAAGACCGTCAAGCAGTTGACCGGGGTCCTCGAGGCGAGGTGA
- a CDS encoding DUF4193 domain-containing protein gives MATDYDAPRVTVDDELAADSLEELKTRRNDSQSSVVDVEETDTAESFELPGADLSGEELTVRVVPKRADEFTCSSCFLVHHRSRLASEEGGQLICRDCA, from the coding sequence ATGGCAACCGACTACGACGCACCACGGGTTACCGTCGACGACGAACTCGCCGCGGACTCGCTCGAAGAATTGAAGACACGGAGGAACGACTCGCAGTCGTCCGTCGTCGACGTCGAGGAGACCGACACGGCGGAGTCCTTCGAACTGCCCGGCGCCGACCTGTCCGGTGAGGAACTCACGGTCCGCGTCGTTCCGAAGAGGGCCGACGAATTCACTTGCAGCAGTTGCTTCTTGGTCCATCATCGGTCGCGCCTCGCGTCCGAAGAGGGCGGACAGCTGATCTGCCGCGACTGCGCATAG
- a CDS encoding glutamate--cysteine ligase, translating to MHASGPRKVGVEEEFHLIDLKTRRLTTRAPELLARLPDDAYVDELQQCVVEVNSGAYTDLGELRGDLDKHRALLIAAAEGIGIGVAAAGSMPLALPAEMHVTGSRRYRRMLADYQMLAREQLICGTQFHVDLPDRDDAVQVAHRVAPYMPVLLALSASSPFRSDGTDTGYASARTLLWLRWPSTGPAAPVATAAEYDALIDALVASGVISDPGMAYFDVRPSVKLPTLELRVCDSCPRLDTVVLIAALFRALVEREVAGLHAGTKGIDVVPTLTRAALWRAARSGLESDLVDMTVPRARPASELVDDFVNSLRPQLEESGDWNNVVALTADATAHGSSAARQRHALGRRGRLTDVVDLLLAETAGRTEHLPEVEPPRAPIAPGPTSTGAGRTRRYWSARLWDRGGTADMTWTESTELDEKKLIEWRRDLHAHPELSFEERRTTKVVRDHLVGLGLEPVLLPGGTGLWCDLGPETGDRVALRADLDALPVAETTGLPFESTVPSVSHACGHDAHTTMLMGAASVLVKYPPPSPVRLIFQPAEETTPGGSVDTIAAGALDGVSKIFALHCDPHLEVGKLSTRTGPITSSNDSVTVRLWSAGGHTARPHLTGDLIHAAAVLVTGLASVLDRRVDARTATVLTWGKVAAGQVANSVPESGELVGTLRSASRETWASLEPLVTETICHLLAPYDVRYELSYLQGVPPVVNDPDCTADLREAIESVVGFDHLDEAQQSSGGEDFAWYLERVPGAMARLGVWNGTGPRQELHQPGFDLDERALIHGVRTLVALTRLEDQSK from the coding sequence GTGCACGCCAGCGGCCCACGCAAAGTGGGTGTCGAGGAGGAATTCCACCTCATCGATCTGAAGACCCGGCGCCTGACCACCCGCGCGCCGGAGTTGCTGGCACGACTTCCCGACGACGCGTACGTCGACGAACTGCAGCAGTGCGTCGTCGAAGTGAACAGTGGCGCGTACACCGACCTCGGCGAGTTGCGCGGCGACCTGGACAAGCACCGGGCGCTGCTCATCGCCGCGGCGGAGGGGATCGGCATCGGCGTGGCGGCGGCGGGCTCGATGCCGTTGGCCCTGCCCGCCGAAATGCACGTGACCGGGTCGCGGCGTTACCGGCGCATGCTCGCGGACTATCAGATGCTCGCCCGGGAACAGCTGATCTGCGGCACCCAGTTTCACGTCGACCTGCCCGATCGCGACGACGCCGTGCAGGTCGCCCACCGGGTGGCCCCGTACATGCCCGTGCTGCTGGCGCTGAGCGCGAGTTCCCCGTTCCGGTCGGACGGCACGGACACCGGCTACGCCAGCGCGAGGACGCTGCTGTGGTTGCGCTGGCCGAGCACGGGACCGGCCGCGCCCGTCGCCACGGCCGCCGAGTACGACGCCCTGATCGACGCCCTCGTCGCAAGCGGAGTGATCAGCGATCCCGGCATGGCCTATTTCGACGTCCGTCCGTCGGTGAAACTGCCGACTCTCGAACTGCGGGTGTGCGACAGCTGTCCCCGACTCGACACGGTCGTGCTCATCGCCGCGCTGTTCCGCGCGCTCGTGGAGCGCGAGGTGGCGGGGCTGCACGCCGGGACGAAGGGGATTGACGTCGTGCCGACGCTGACCCGTGCGGCGCTGTGGCGGGCCGCTCGGTCGGGCCTGGAGTCGGACCTCGTCGACATGACGGTTCCGCGGGCGCGGCCGGCGTCGGAACTCGTGGACGACTTCGTGAACTCGCTGCGTCCTCAACTCGAGGAGTCGGGCGACTGGAACAATGTGGTGGCGCTGACCGCGGACGCGACGGCCCACGGGAGTTCCGCAGCCCGGCAACGTCACGCGCTCGGGCGCCGCGGTCGGCTCACGGACGTGGTCGATCTGCTGCTCGCGGAGACGGCGGGCCGCACCGAGCACCTCCCCGAGGTGGAGCCACCGCGGGCGCCGATTGCGCCCGGCCCGACGTCGACCGGCGCCGGGCGGACCCGGCGGTATTGGAGCGCCCGGCTCTGGGACCGCGGCGGCACCGCCGACATGACGTGGACGGAGTCGACGGAACTCGACGAGAAGAAGCTGATCGAGTGGCGCCGCGACCTGCACGCGCATCCGGAACTGTCGTTCGAGGAACGCCGCACCACGAAGGTGGTGCGGGACCACCTCGTCGGTCTCGGCCTCGAACCTGTCCTGTTACCCGGCGGAACCGGTCTGTGGTGCGACCTCGGGCCGGAGACGGGCGATCGTGTCGCGCTACGTGCCGACCTCGACGCGCTGCCGGTCGCCGAGACGACCGGCCTGCCGTTCGAGTCGACGGTCCCCAGCGTGTCGCATGCGTGCGGCCACGACGCCCACACGACGATGCTGATGGGGGCGGCATCCGTGCTCGTGAAATACCCGCCGCCGTCCCCGGTCCGACTGATCTTCCAGCCCGCGGAGGAGACCACACCGGGCGGCTCCGTCGACACGATCGCCGCCGGCGCACTCGACGGGGTCTCGAAAATCTTTGCGCTGCACTGCGACCCGCACCTCGAGGTCGGCAAGCTCTCGACCCGGACGGGGCCGATCACGTCGTCCAACGATTCCGTCACGGTGCGGTTGTGGTCGGCGGGCGGACACACCGCTCGACCGCACCTGACCGGCGATCTTATCCACGCCGCCGCGGTCCTGGTGACGGGACTCGCGTCGGTCCTCGACCGCCGCGTCGACGCCCGCACCGCGACCGTCCTGACCTGGGGCAAGGTGGCCGCCGGGCAGGTCGCGAATTCGGTACCCGAGTCGGGCGAGCTGGTCGGCACGCTGCGCAGCGCCTCCCGCGAGACGTGGGCCTCGCTCGAACCGCTGGTCACGGAGACGATCTGCCACCTGCTCGCCCCGTACGACGTGCGGTACGAGCTGTCCTATCTGCAGGGCGTCCCGCCCGTCGTCAACGATCCCGACTGCACCGCGGACCTGCGGGAAGCGATCGAATCGGTGGTCGGATTCGATCATCTGGACGAGGCCCAGCAGTCCAGCGGAGGCGAGGATTTCGCGTGGTACCTCGAGCGGGTTCCGGGTGCGATGGCGCGGCTCGGGGTGTGGAACGGAACCGGACCCCGTCAGGAACTGCACCAGCCGGGGTTCGATCTCGACGAGCGCGCCCTGATTCACGGGGTCCGGACCCTCGTCGCGCTCACCCGGCTCGAAGACCAGTCGAAGTGA
- the ggt gene encoding gamma-glutamyltransferase, with protein sequence MGPVTGIGTAIRASLAAALCVGMLAACASDEEPQSDPAATCADVPNGTPITAAPPPGPAPATQNLATNPEIATVYRSGMTPVDTASYAVSTANPVSTQAACEVLRDGGTAADALIVAQTVLGLVEPQSSGIGGGAFLLYYDAGQDSVEAYDGREVAPMAATENYLRWISDTDRTEPRPDARASGRSIGVPGVVRMLEMAHREHGRDQWRDLFDPAIAIADQGLEISPRMAGQIAESAPDLAVDEASKAYFLNPDGSPKPAGTKLTNPALAKTLGAIAAGGADAFYTGAIAQGIVDATATATGGRTPGQMTLDDLAAYQAKKRTPLCTPYRDHEICGMPNPSSGGTAVAATLGILSHFDLSQYGPANLDDNGGKPTAEAVHLISEAERLAYADRDKYVADSDFVPMPGNSVDTLLNEDYLKQRAALIDPGKSMGTAQPGNFGPVPLGVQPQDKEHGTSHISIADKYGNVASMTTTVESAFGSFHMTDGFVLNNQLTDFSAQPVGPDGAPLANRVEPGKRPRSSMAPTLVFDRGSDGSRGDVQYVTGSPGGSVIIQFVVKTLVGMLDWGLNPQQAVSAVDFGAANTPVTGVGGEHPNIDAVDDGAGDPLVAQLRAMGHQVSVAPQSSGLSALQRRDSGWVGGADPRREGAVMGDGTG encoded by the coding sequence ATGGGTCCTGTGACGGGTATCGGAACAGCAATTCGGGCCTCGTTGGCCGCCGCCCTGTGCGTCGGCATGCTGGCCGCGTGCGCGTCGGACGAGGAGCCGCAGAGCGACCCCGCGGCCACGTGCGCGGACGTTCCCAACGGCACCCCGATCACCGCGGCGCCGCCGCCGGGTCCGGCGCCGGCCACCCAGAATCTCGCGACCAACCCCGAGATCGCGACGGTGTACCGCTCCGGGATGACGCCCGTCGATACGGCGTCGTACGCGGTGTCGACGGCCAACCCGGTGTCGACGCAGGCCGCGTGCGAGGTGCTGCGGGACGGGGGAACGGCCGCGGACGCGCTGATCGTGGCCCAGACGGTGCTCGGTCTCGTCGAACCGCAGTCCTCCGGGATCGGCGGCGGGGCGTTCCTGCTGTACTACGACGCCGGGCAGGACAGTGTCGAGGCGTACGACGGGCGCGAGGTCGCGCCGATGGCGGCGACGGAGAACTACCTGCGCTGGATCAGCGACACCGACCGCACCGAGCCCAGGCCCGACGCCCGCGCGAGCGGACGGTCCATCGGAGTTCCGGGCGTGGTGCGGATGCTCGAGATGGCACACCGCGAACACGGACGGGACCAGTGGCGGGACCTGTTCGACCCGGCCATCGCAATCGCCGACCAGGGCCTGGAGATCAGCCCCCGGATGGCCGGGCAGATCGCCGAGTCCGCGCCCGACCTGGCCGTCGACGAGGCGTCGAAGGCGTACTTCCTCAATCCGGACGGCAGTCCGAAGCCGGCCGGGACCAAGCTGACGAACCCCGCCCTGGCCAAGACCCTCGGGGCGATCGCGGCGGGCGGCGCCGACGCCTTCTACACCGGTGCCATTGCCCAGGGCATCGTCGATGCGACGGCCACGGCGACGGGCGGTCGCACCCCCGGCCAGATGACCCTCGACGACCTCGCCGCGTACCAGGCGAAGAAGCGGACACCGCTGTGCACGCCGTACCGGGACCACGAGATCTGCGGCATGCCGAACCCCTCGTCCGGTGGCACGGCGGTCGCGGCGACGCTGGGCATCCTGTCGCACTTCGACCTGTCGCAGTACGGTCCGGCGAACCTCGACGACAACGGCGGAAAGCCGACGGCGGAGGCAGTCCATCTCATCTCGGAGGCGGAGCGCCTGGCGTACGCAGACCGGGACAAATACGTTGCGGACTCGGATTTCGTTCCGATGCCCGGCAATTCCGTCGACACGCTGCTGAACGAGGACTACCTGAAGCAGCGGGCCGCCCTCATCGACCCTGGCAAGAGCATGGGCACCGCGCAACCCGGCAACTTCGGGCCCGTTCCGCTGGGCGTGCAACCGCAGGACAAGGAACACGGCACCAGCCACATCTCGATCGCCGACAAGTACGGCAACGTGGCGTCGATGACGACGACGGTGGAATCGGCGTTCGGGTCGTTCCACATGACGGACGGCTTCGTGCTCAACAATCAGCTCACCGACTTCTCGGCTCAGCCGGTCGGACCGGACGGCGCACCGCTCGCGAACCGGGTCGAACCGGGTAAGCGTCCGCGGAGTTCGATGGCGCCGACGCTCGTCTTCGACCGCGGCAGCGACGGTTCGCGCGGAGACGTCCAGTACGTGACGGGTTCCCCGGGCGGTTCGGTGATCATCCAGTTCGTCGTGAAAACGCTCGTGGGAATGCTGGATTGGGGTCTGAACCCGCAGCAGGCCGTGTCGGCGGTCGACTTCGGGGCAGCGAACACCCCGGTCACCGGTGTCGGCGGTGAGCATCCGAACATCGATGCGGTCGACGACGGTGCCGGCGACCCGCTGGTCGCGCAACTCCGGGCGATGGGACACCAGGTGTCGGTCGCCCCGCAGTCCAGTGGGCTCAGTGCGCTGCAGCGCCGGGACTCGGGGTGGGTCGGCGGCGCGGACCCGCGACGGGAGGGCGCCGTGATGGGTGACGGCACGGGATAG
- a CDS encoding FUSC family protein: protein MPIPAPAPARSLLLGVPRQGRRWPGVVRAGVAVALPALAGVALGHPAVAATATLGAFAVVYGEGRAYRVRWRVVSIAAAVMVLLAGVGAAVGAFVHDATAAGGSALWWMALVLAMTVVVAVCAFVVDGLRLGAPGAFLPLLTVEISSALPALGVAVTEVLAWSAVGAASALIVSMAGAVVRPRTPERVAVGTAVAAVDAALSGTRSPTARRDAVRSLHAAWQCLHDAALVGRDHPLTRSLRSAHLRFAAAVTGRESDHASPVDDLRPQVPLARSSIRYRLARAAHLRGRSWTIVARLLVACPAAGLLALGLGVGRPDWAVITAAMILHQGPDRVLGTYRGLHRFVGTVLGLVLFAALASLDLSAAALVLVVAVLMAGIEAFLVRNYGLAMMFITPLALVLGGLGTHVDLMVVTRDRLLETVLGVAVAIAVLWAVLPGSYRRILRDADEQVATAIGRIGDARDPVAVAELGRDLEFDLHASTTAAIIAAHTDPVWTRTRWPEHHHLHELGYRILTRHFGPRL, encoded by the coding sequence GTGCCGATCCCTGCGCCGGCCCCGGCACGATCGTTGCTTCTCGGGGTGCCCCGGCAGGGGCGCCGGTGGCCGGGTGTGGTGCGTGCCGGGGTGGCCGTCGCGTTGCCGGCGCTCGCCGGAGTCGCGCTCGGACATCCGGCGGTCGCCGCGACCGCGACGTTGGGTGCGTTCGCCGTCGTCTACGGCGAGGGCCGTGCCTACCGGGTGCGGTGGCGTGTGGTGTCGATCGCGGCCGCGGTGATGGTGCTGCTGGCCGGTGTGGGCGCCGCGGTCGGCGCTTTCGTGCACGACGCGACAGCGGCGGGCGGCTCCGCGCTGTGGTGGATGGCGCTGGTCCTGGCGATGACCGTCGTCGTCGCGGTCTGTGCTTTCGTCGTCGACGGACTGCGACTCGGGGCGCCGGGTGCCTTCCTTCCCCTGCTCACCGTGGAGATCTCGTCCGCGCTGCCCGCGCTCGGTGTCGCCGTGACGGAGGTGCTGGCCTGGTCGGCGGTGGGGGCGGCGTCGGCGTTGATCGTGTCGATGGCGGGTGCGGTGGTGCGTCCGCGCACCCCCGAGCGTGTCGCTGTCGGGACCGCGGTCGCTGCCGTCGACGCCGCGCTCTCCGGCACGCGGTCGCCGACGGCCCGCCGGGACGCGGTGCGGTCGCTGCACGCCGCGTGGCAGTGCCTCCACGACGCCGCCCTCGTCGGCCGTGACCACCCGCTGACTCGCTCGTTGCGGTCGGCGCATCTGCGCTTCGCGGCCGCAGTGACCGGCCGCGAATCCGATCACGCCTCGCCTGTCGACGACCTCCGACCGCAGGTGCCGCTGGCGCGGTCGTCCATCCGCTACCGGCTCGCGCGGGCGGCCCATCTGCGGGGGCGGTCCTGGACCATCGTCGCGCGACTGCTGGTTGCGTGCCCGGCGGCCGGTCTCCTGGCGCTGGGGCTGGGTGTCGGACGGCCCGACTGGGCGGTGATCACCGCGGCGATGATCCTGCATCAGGGTCCGGACCGTGTGCTCGGAACGTATCGCGGGCTGCACCGGTTCGTCGGAACGGTGCTCGGTCTGGTTCTCTTCGCGGCGCTGGCGTCGCTCGATCTGTCGGCGGCCGCGCTGGTGCTCGTCGTGGCGGTTCTGATGGCGGGGATCGAGGCGTTCCTCGTCCGCAACTACGGGCTGGCGATGATGTTCATCACCCCGCTCGCTCTCGTGCTCGGCGGCCTCGGGACCCACGTCGACCTCATGGTCGTCACCCGGGACCGGCTTCTCGAAACCGTGCTCGGCGTGGCGGTGGCGATTGCGGTGCTGTGGGCAGTGCTTCCGGGTTCGTACCGCCGGATCCTGCGGGACGCGGACGAACAGGTCGCCACCGCGATCGGGCGGATCGGCGACGCCCGCGACCCGGTTGCCGTCGCCGAACTCGGCCGCGATCTGGAGTTCGATCTGCACGCGTCCACGACGGCCGCGATCATCGCCGCCCACACCGATCCGGTCTGGACCCGCACCCGCTGGCCCGAGCACCACCACCTTCACGAACTGGGCTACCGAATCCTCACCCGGCACTTCGGACCTCGTCTTTAG